AGTTGTCAAGTCTACGCAGCTGGACGAATCTGTCCAGGGCTGCTGGTAAAGTATCTATATGGCCAAGTGTACAGAGGATAGTTGTGATTGATATCAGCTGACCCATTAATTGACATTGGTTTTATTGGAAAGCTATTTTGTATTGGAATTTAACAAGGAGTTAAACAAGGAATTTAACAAGGAGTTAAACAAGGAATTTAACAAGGAGTTAAATTCATTTGCTGATCCTCTTCTGAAAACAGTCTTGAAGACAAGACTTTTTCCAATTTCCTCTTGGTCAATGAGTGCAAAATATTTATTTTGGAAAGCTTTGCAGCCCTATCCATCTTGCTGACATCTACAAAACATTATTTGGATAATATAGTATACTTTTCCCACGAGTTTAAAGGGACCTTCCTGGACTGAGTTTTTATTCCTGAATTAAAATCAATCAAGGATTAAGACACAAATGAAGTTGAAAAAGATTCCATTGACATTTGCGCATGTAGGCCTTTACAAACATGACCTGAatgtttttaatatatatatatatttcaaaaatACAATTTCATGAACACATACGTTTTCTAATACATTCCCTAGAACTAAAGTGTAAATGCATTAGATGTACATGTCAATAAACCACTGAAGTTACATAACTGAATATAGGCCTAGATCTCATGCGTTTTTTTCTGTACTTtaagtacagtatgtcatgttaTCAGAGTCAGGTCAGCCTTGTACTATTCACTGACCTGTCAGGCACAGGAACACCCAGATGACATAGCCTTATTGGGCAATCATGTCAGTAGATACATTGATCTGACAGTTAAAACAATACAGAAGGTGGGGTACACTTCCAATCAACTTCGGGTTAATCTTTTGACTAATAGTTTGTTGTACAAAACAATTGTGTGAAAAAAATATTGTTTCCCGCTCAATTTCCAAACTGGGCTATTGCAGCTTGGAAGAGATTTTAATAATATGGCAAATATATAGAAGTGCATTAATACATTCAAGAGGGTCACATAGGCACTGCAGTGTCCATACAGTACTGAGTCATCCATTACAAGCCATACCTGAAAGGGGAGAACTTTGAGATTACGACCATCCCATTTTAAGTGACTTTAGACTGATTTTCATTCAATAGGGCAACCCCCTGTTGAGTAAGTTTCTGCCATTTCTCCTCCTATGGACAACATAAAGAGGGGATATGCAGGACTTTTTTTAGGACACAAGGGGTAAATTGGTGTCTCTATAATACAAGTCTGTCCATCCATTGTCAAACTATCAGTTTAACGTTGTGTAATGTCCCATTCGGTCCAGAAAATAGGTTCCTATGTGTCGGGATCAATCCTGTGAGCTACatgagggaaaaaaaaaaaaaaacagcaattGAATACTGTTGAACAGAAATACAGTTTGTTTTAAGAAATGAAACTCATGTAGTTGAGCAGACACATTGGTAAGGCCACCTACATTGTTTTGGTATCCTGAGTGCTTCCCCTTCAGAAGAGAGGACTTGATGCATCACTCCCTGGAATTGATACAGTAACTTCagactcttctcctcccccacacaGGGGTCATAGAACCCAGGTAGTCCTGACTGGGAGGACAACACACAAACAACATCAGTCATCATCACAGACCTGTCAACCCTACTTATTACACCTAAGGCAGTttatagttttatggtgtgtttCTGTAACCCAACAAATGGCATTAACAATATCAGTACCATGTACTGTACCATGTATCATACTCCGAAAAAATTTGAATGGACCAAAATGACTCTAATACTGATATTTTGCATTCAGTAATGCCAAAGGAAAGGGAACTCCGGGAAACTAAGTTATGATAGTTAGTCTAGTAACTATGGCTGTATACCTTTGTGGCCTCTGTGAGGATGAGTTTGGAGTCCTTCACCAGGCACTGCAGCGGAACAGTCACATCGATGACCTTTGCCCTCTCATGCTTCTGACTGTTGTCCGTCACAAACTTGCCGTACCAGGCGTTGAGGATGATGAGACCTGATCCAGGAAACATTATCCAGTCAGCATGTTGAGTCACTCAACTCATTTTATAGCTTCTGTAACGTGTTGTTATACTGATCACTTCTGGTGCTGACAGAAGCCTGTTTACCCATTTTAGATTCCTCAGTTTCAATGATCCTGCGCACAGATTCCTGCATTAGCAAAACCTTCAGAAGAAAATCGAGATGTCAGATCAAGCTGCTAACATTCACACACAAGAGACCAATAGAGCATCTAATCATATTGTAAGGAATGTGTGTTTGCTTGATGCCGATATACATTATGTATTTCTATGAGGAGACATAGTGAACTCACAGCAGACTCTGCCTCCTGCCTTTTCCTAGCAATGTCCGAGGCTGAACTCTCCCGGTGCTTCTCCAGGTCCCTAGACAGTGGAGAGGCATAATGCATGAATTAATAATGGATGAATTAATAATGGATGAATTAATAATGCATGAATTAATAATACATTTATTGAACTTCTACAGCGTTTTTCATAATAGAAATCTGAAAGCGCTTCGTAAGAAACAAACAATGCGATATGAAGGCTGCATCCTCTGCAGATGGAGAGGGTCAGTTCATGGTTTGAGAGGAGAGAACTGGTCAGAGGATGGTAGATTATAGAAATGGAGTCTTGGTGAGGGCAAGTCTGGGAACCAGCCGTAGTCATATAGGCACTGGACTTCTGCTCTGTGAAGCACCCACTTTGCACTAGAAAGCTCACAACACAGTTCAGAATAGTATCCAGTCGTCCTCACTACGAGACCTCTGCCTCAGCACTGCTGGATTCTTCTGTCTCCCATTATTATCACGCTTAAAGCGACTCCTCACATGATGCTCTCAAAAGATCAGGAACAGGCAGccaggtgaaataaaaaaaagctGGTACTGAGTcgaaatgctttttttttttaacaaacactagccagctagctaactaaccAAGCCAAAAATCTGGAAATCAGTGTCTCGAAACCACCAGATATAAGCAATAAAAACAAATACACAAAAATCCACAACGAAGGGGAAAAAAAGCACTTTAAAATAACTAAATATGCGCACACACAATTAGTTTACTATGACTTCTATTAGTAATGCCAAGCTACGAAGCTGTAAGGCCATCGCACAATGAGCAGTTGAAATAGTGACAGACTAACATGAAGTATAGATAAGTGGGCAGTCTTACTGTTCCTTCTGGGCACGCACGTAGGGCCTGATGACGAGTCTCTGAATAGCGAGGTAGAAGACGAGTGGTCCAACCGTGGCGTAGAACACTGCACTGGGCAGGAGCTGGTCAGTCAGATGGATGGGGAAGAAATATGTCTGGCTGGCTCGGTTCAGCCTGTACAAAGAAGATGCATCATCAATAACGAAGTTTCCATCGAACCATTTTTACACGAGTAAAGTATCTGTTGTATTAAAAAATGTCAAATAAACTCACGACGGGCCTGATGCCAGTAAACGGTCCAAATGGcgacagaacaaaaatatataagaCAATATATAAGACAGGTGTGGATAAaataaggtgaaataaatcatgcGAAATAAatggcagtggaaatgttttcttGCAcatctgttgatagaatgaccaTCACGTCACAGTAAACTTGCAGTCACGCTATGatattgtgtggtcctcccatgACTTTTAAAACAATACAcaatttattaggctacagatgaattAAGTtacgatgaacttcacagggtggtgaacggTCATGAGCtcgatgctcctttccaataaatatggAGGTTTTTTTTGTATGCTGCTGACATGATGATCGGTGCTTGGCTGCCAATTGACAAATAAAAATCTCACTCTGATACATAATCACAGTGGATCTGAGCTGTTGCcaattgacaaataaaaatgcacgtgccaagaccagagcAGGCACACTTCCTGTTTATCACAGAGTCTGGATGGGATGGAAACATACTGTAGCACTGTTGCTGACTACCTTTAAGTAGCAAACCatggactacttttaacaatttccacaaaACATTTACTTCAAGAACTGAGCAGtggcaaagtttggtaacagaatgatgactgactctgttaaccTGGAATTGCCAAGTAGTGACATGTTTTGGAGATATCTATTATTTTGAATGATAGAAAGTAAACAAAAGTATTTCATATATTGTATAGACATaactaaaagttttttttttttataatatgTGTCCCCAAGTCTTGTCATTGGTGCTGTCGCCTTAAAAATCCCTCATTACAAAGATATACAACGACCTTGAGCATTCCCTCCAGTGGCAAACTAATCGGGGAGGGGTATAGTTGAAAGAAAGAAAATGATTAGCTAATCACACCTTTTTAGTATGTCAAAATATAGGATTCCACTGATCATTTGGTGTGTAAATACATCACGTCATTGGTTTTACTCAATTTAAATGAAGGGAAATTAAATTGTGAGCAAAAATTATAAATCATATCACTTCACACTTTTGAAAAGTGTCAATGACCTTAGCTTTGAGAATCTGTGGCCGCCATTAAAGAAAATCCTTAATGATCTAAAATGTGTCATTGGTGTTACTACTCCTACTGATGGCACAATGTTATGATAACGGTCAAATATAGTAAAAGTCATTAAGTCACCATATTAGTTGATTTAGAAGatgtacaaaatacatttttttaaatgccacTACTCAAGAATAACTCAAATGCCTTATGCCAACAACTACTGTACTGAGGTTGTTTGGTTAAGAAGAACTGAGCCATACTTACTTTATCTTGAGGGAGATGCCCTGAGGTACTCCTACACTGACAGTCGCCCCCAAGACACTGTGCCGACTGATCTTTCTCTCTGCACCATACTCCACCACCGTCCCAAAAAAGCCAGCTCTACAAGACAATGACAGACAGTCAGTAAGTCTTCCTATATTGTCCATGAACTGACCTGATGATTTATAATAAAAGGTTTCAGTTCTAAGGTTCAATGGCCTCCATTTATCACAACAAACAAATGTTCAAATCTGGATTTTTTTTGGTATTTTACCcaccttttctccccaattttgtgatatccaattacgatcttgcctcattgctgcaactccccaacaggctcgggagaggcgaaggtggagtcatgcatcctccgaaacatgacccgccaaactgcgcttcttaacacccgccgcttaacccggaagccagctgcaccaaacatcgttcaactgacgaccgaagtcagcctgcaggcacccggcctgCAGGATGGGATAAGTAAACCCACCcctaacaacgctgggccaattgtgcgccaccctatgggactcccggccagttgtgacacagcctgggattgaacccgggtctgtagggacgcctcagaccgctgcaccacttgggaggcccAAATGTTCAAATCTTATTATAAAAGTGGACATACTTGATTGAGCCCTTGACTTTGGTCTGGTCATCATCCTGGAACTTGTACTGGTAGCTCATCATCATGAAGGAGTGAGGGATCCCAAGCTGCAGAGGGCCAACAAATACAGTTAGGACAGGAAATAGAGAATACATCCACAACAGACAGCAGTACCTTCTTATACTACAATTGCACTATTTAATTATATTATGCTGTGCTGACCTGCATGGCCAAGGTGAAGTGGCTGGTCTTCGTGTCCCTGACGATGCTGGTGTTCATGGAGGACTGGGTGCCCCAGCGCCACTGCAGGTAGCCCATGGTGTTCTTGTCCAGGTGCCGAGCCAGCATCGTGGTGCAACCAGGCCGCACGCCCCGGGACGAGAAATGGAGTCCACACTGAGCAGTCATAAAGCTGGAGAAAAACAAGTCATTCTACATCTTTTCTGACTCAACTGTAGACAAACACAATGGGATGCTGCTTTACAGATTTCTAATGTTCTGGAATCTTGACTTACCAGCGAGCTGTGAGGTTGCGGAATATCTTCATACCTAAGAGGGGCCCGTGTGTGTCTCCTGCCCCAAACTCCACCTGGTGGATAAACAAATAACCTCTCAGTCTAAAATAGAACTTTCACATTGTGCTACTCAGTGTAAAATAGAACACAAATGTGATAATTGTTTgtttgcatgttttttttttaggtgTGTGAGCATTTGAAAGCACTagtatgcagtgtgtgtgtgagagtgtctaTATGTGCATGTGTATATGTAGGTAGAAACTGTAAATGATTGAATGGTTCCTGACCTCCCCCCAGCCCTTAGCAGAGATGACTCTCCGCAGTGCCACATTAATGTTTCCTCCTCCGTTTCCATTGTGGGTtgagagggagccagagagaaCAGCTGTGTCTGAGGTGGTGAGGGGGGCCTGCAATAGGTAACAAATAACATTACACCTAGTTTTCCAATGTGGTGGTCCGTTAGCCAAACTTCTACCCATACAAATATTTTAAGAACTTTTCAAACCCATTTCGAGCTTTTCTATTACCTCTATGGATTGTGATATGTGCATCTTGTTGATCTCAACATGTGGGAAGCCCCCTCCAGGCACATCCTCGTAATCCTCCTCATAGCGATCAAAGAGGTCTGTGGCATCTACACCCACACTGATCATCCCCTGAATGAGACAGTCACATCAATAAATGATCATGCAACAGCAGGGTTTCAGTCCTATAGTCACTAATACAGCACACAAACTGACACACAAATAAACATTAGACCTTGGGATTGGTCCTCTGCTGTagccgtctctcctccctctctctctgcagacgcTCAAACTCCTCTCGGATCTCTACTGGTGATCTTTTTCTCTCCACCACCTAGAATCAGTAAGACATGAGCCATTTCTGCCTGATGATCAGCGACACTCATTAGCTTGACAATGAACATATATAGTACTTCCTGCCACAGTAgcctatgtatatatatatattataaaggCAAGCCCAAAAGAAAATGCTGTACTTACCTCCCATCCTTCAACATCCAGTCCTCTCTTGCCATAGATGTCATAGATAGCTCGTGACTGTGGGTCACTAAGGACTACAGGGAGAAACTGATCAGTTCCAATGAAAGGTTCAGATACATAGAATCCAGAGACAACAACGAGCAAGTTCACCTAAATGTTCAGCTGAAACGGAGTGAAGCCATGATTGAAACATGGCATGAAGTCACAGTCTCGGATTCTTCTTACCTTCATAAGCTTGATGCACTAGGTTAAAGAGCTGTTCCGCCTGCCTTTTCAATTCAGGGTCTCTGTGCTTGTCTGGGTGGTAGAGCATGCACAGTCGCCTGTATGACCCCTTCAGTTCCTCCTGTGATGCCTAATAGATGAACAGAAGAAAACAATGAGAACTTCAACTTACTTATGAGAAAGTACTAGCTAGTTAATATGATTCCAAGTAAACAAATACATCTTTACAACAAAGGGTTTTGAAGTGACGACCTAACATTACATGTTGCACTTGAGGC
The sequence above is a segment of the Oncorhynchus nerka isolate Pitt River linkage group LG20, Oner_Uvic_2.0, whole genome shotgun sequence genome. Coding sequences within it:
- the LOC115102342 gene encoding dnaJ homolog subfamily C member 11-like isoform X1 → MAPALEDGEFDNDDYYSLLNVRREASQEELKGSYRRLCMLYHPDKHRDPELKRQAEQLFNLVHQAYEVLSDPQSRAIYDIYGKRGLDVEGWEVVERKRSPVEIREEFERLQREREERRLQQRTNPKGMISVGVDATDLFDRYEEDYEDVPGGGFPHVEINKMHISQSIEAPLTTSDTAVLSGSLSTHNGNGGGNINVALRRVISAKGWGEVEFGAGDTHGPLLGMKIFRNLTARCFMTAQCGLHFSSRGVRPGCTTMLARHLDKNTMGYLQWRWGTQSSMNTSIVRDTKTSHFTLAMQLGIPHSFMMMSYQYKFQDDDQTKVKGSIKAGFFGTVVEYGAERKISRHSVLGATVSVGVPQGISLKIKLNRASQTYFFPIHLTDQLLPSAVFYATVGPLVFYLAIQRLVIRPYVRAQKEQDLEKHRESSASDIARKRQEAESAVLLMQESVRRIIETEESKMGLIILNAWYGKFVTDNSQKHERAKVIDVTVPLQCLVKDSKLILTEATKSGLPGFYDPCVGEEKSLKLLYQFQGVMHQVLSSEGEALRIPKQSHRIDPDT
- the LOC115102342 gene encoding dnaJ homolog subfamily C member 11-like isoform X2, coding for MLYHPDKHRDPELKRQAEQLFNLVHQAYEVLSDPQSRAIYDIYGKRGLDVEGWEVVERKRSPVEIREEFERLQREREERRLQQRTNPKGMISVGVDATDLFDRYEEDYEDVPGGGFPHVEINKMHISQSIEAPLTTSDTAVLSGSLSTHNGNGGGNINVALRRVISAKGWGEVEFGAGDTHGPLLGMKIFRNLTARCFMTAQCGLHFSSRGVRPGCTTMLARHLDKNTMGYLQWRWGTQSSMNTSIVRDTKTSHFTLAMQLGIPHSFMMMSYQYKFQDDDQTKVKGSIKAGFFGTVVEYGAERKISRHSVLGATVSVGVPQGISLKIKLNRASQTYFFPIHLTDQLLPSAVFYATVGPLVFYLAIQRLVIRPYVRAQKEQDLEKHRESSASDIARKRQEAESAVLLMQESVRRIIETEESKMGLIILNAWYGKFVTDNSQKHERAKVIDVTVPLQCLVKDSKLILTEATKSGLPGFYDPCVGEEKSLKLLYQFQGVMHQVLSSEGEALRIPKQSHRIDPDT